One Epidermidibacterium keratini DNA segment encodes these proteins:
- a CDS encoding M20/M25/M40 family metallo-hydrolase, whose translation MSQTTSQTPVPDDAFDEVVTLCSELIAIDSTNTGDPQTLVGEREAAEYVAAKLREVGLEPQIIGEDEKRANVIVRIPGADSDRGGLLVHGHLDVVPAEPAEWSVDPFGGVIKDGYVWGRGAVDMKDMDAMMLAVVRRWAREGIVPPRDMVFAWVADEEHGGIHGAHWLVDNHPDLFEGCTEAVGEVGGFSFTIDEGNRVYPIMTGEKGIRWMKLTATGQPGHGSMIHHDNAVTKLAAAVARIGAHEFPIVWTDTLREFVTGLGKLMGTDLMAVDPQVMIDKLGPLGRIVGATLRNTANPTQLQAGYKANVIPSSATAIIDCRVIPGQEAEFEKQVDELLGPDVTREWVISDIAIESSFDVPLVEAMTAALKAEDDGSHTLPYLMSGGTDAKSFTQLGMKCYGFSPLRLPADLDFASLFHGIDERVPVDALTFGARVLDRFLASS comes from the coding sequence GTGAGCCAGACGACATCGCAGACCCCCGTGCCCGACGACGCCTTCGATGAGGTCGTGACGCTCTGCAGCGAGCTGATCGCGATCGACTCGACCAACACCGGCGACCCGCAGACGCTCGTCGGCGAGCGTGAAGCCGCCGAGTACGTCGCCGCAAAACTTCGCGAGGTCGGGCTCGAGCCGCAGATCATCGGCGAGGACGAGAAGCGCGCCAACGTGATTGTGCGGATCCCTGGAGCCGACAGCGATCGCGGTGGACTGCTCGTGCATGGTCACCTTGACGTCGTACCGGCCGAGCCCGCCGAGTGGTCCGTCGACCCCTTCGGCGGCGTCATCAAGGACGGCTACGTCTGGGGCCGCGGAGCGGTCGACATGAAAGACATGGACGCGATGATGCTCGCGGTGGTACGCCGCTGGGCCCGCGAAGGCATCGTCCCTCCGCGCGACATGGTCTTTGCCTGGGTCGCCGACGAAGAGCACGGCGGCATACACGGCGCGCACTGGCTCGTCGACAACCACCCCGATCTGTTCGAGGGTTGCACTGAGGCGGTCGGCGAGGTCGGCGGCTTCTCCTTCACGATCGACGAGGGCAACCGCGTCTACCCGATCATGACGGGGGAGAAGGGCATCCGGTGGATGAAGCTGACCGCGACAGGTCAGCCCGGTCACGGCTCGATGATCCACCACGACAACGCCGTGACCAAGCTCGCCGCCGCCGTCGCCCGGATCGGCGCGCACGAGTTCCCGATCGTCTGGACCGACACGCTGCGCGAGTTCGTGACCGGCCTGGGCAAGCTCATGGGCACCGACCTGATGGCGGTCGACCCGCAGGTGATGATCGACAAGCTCGGTCCGCTCGGCCGAATCGTCGGTGCGACGCTGCGCAACACCGCGAACCCCACGCAGCTGCAGGCCGGCTACAAGGCCAACGTCATCCCAAGCAGCGCCACCGCGATCATCGACTGCCGCGTGATCCCCGGGCAGGAGGCCGAGTTCGAGAAGCAGGTCGACGAGCTGCTGGGCCCAGACGTGACCCGCGAGTGGGTGATCAGCGACATCGCGATCGAGTCGTCGTTCGACGTACCGCTGGTGGAGGCGATGACGGCCGCGCTCAAGGCCGAGGACGACGGCAGCCACACCCTGCCGTATCTGATGTCCGGCGGCACGGACGCCAAGTCGTTCACCCAGCTCGGCATGAAGTGCTACGGCTTCAGCCCGCTGCGGCTGCCGGCCGACCTGGACTTCGCCTCGCTGTTTCACGGCATCGACGAGCGCGTGCCCGTCGACGCGCTCACCTTTGGCGCCCGCGTGCTCGACCGCTTCCTGGCCTCGAGCTAG
- a CDS encoding DEAD/DEAH box helicase, which produces MSSKRASAPSSARQQPTSNRPQRRNGQRWGDQPRGDRRDDRRDDRRTGGPRQNRQGRGPNRAARRAVQFADRPEHQAHTAAQHAAREPAAEQTAAPRSTVSDVETGGFDTLGLPEKLVAGLRERGMNAPFAIQTEAIPSALDGRDVLARAATGSGKTLAFGLPTLARLATGRRTGTPRAVILAPTRELAMQVSDALIPLAKPLGLYTLLVAGGMSYTRQLDALNRGVDIIVATPGRLIDLIERGAADLSEVEVSVLDEADQMCDMGFAPEVTKILEATPADGQRMLFSATLDGDVDVLVKRFLTNPARHSTADVTASVDSMEHRLFVVHPATKARITAELASREGRTIVFVRTKLGADRVAAKLREAGVSALAIHGDLNQGARTRALRAFRDGDVPVLVATDVAARGIHIDNVELVIQADPPNDHKTYLHRAGRTARAGDEGTVVMLAMPRERRGAERLMDLAGVPMRGQFVEPGDAAITAITGGAQPSGEPVEEYRAPRAEKRSGGPRRQGGRDRGFGGGRGRGDRGGRGFGKPRGRDNRDGHDGRRPSRDGQRRTHQTSNS; this is translated from the coding sequence GTGTCTTCCAAGCGCGCTTCTGCGCCTTCTTCTGCACGTCAGCAACCCACTTCCAACCGCCCGCAGCGCCGTAACGGTCAGCGCTGGGGCGATCAGCCACGAGGCGATCGGCGCGACGACCGCCGCGACGACCGCCGCACCGGCGGTCCGCGTCAGAACCGCCAGGGCCGTGGTCCTAACCGTGCTGCGCGACGCGCGGTGCAGTTTGCCGACCGCCCCGAGCACCAGGCGCACACCGCTGCTCAGCATGCCGCGCGGGAGCCGGCCGCCGAGCAGACGGCTGCACCGCGCAGCACCGTCTCCGACGTTGAGACCGGCGGGTTCGACACGCTCGGGTTGCCGGAGAAGCTCGTTGCCGGGCTGCGCGAGCGCGGCATGAACGCGCCGTTCGCGATCCAGACCGAAGCGATTCCGAGTGCGCTCGACGGCCGTGACGTCCTCGCGCGGGCGGCTACCGGCTCGGGCAAGACGCTGGCCTTCGGCCTGCCCACGCTCGCCCGGCTCGCTACCGGCCGGCGTACCGGCACGCCGCGCGCCGTCATCCTCGCGCCGACCCGCGAACTTGCGATGCAGGTCAGCGACGCGCTGATACCACTGGCCAAGCCGCTGGGTCTCTACACGCTGCTCGTGGCCGGCGGGATGTCGTACACGCGTCAGCTCGATGCGCTGAACCGCGGCGTCGACATCATCGTTGCGACTCCGGGCCGGTTGATCGACCTCATCGAGCGCGGCGCTGCCGACCTCTCCGAGGTCGAGGTGAGTGTGCTCGACGAGGCCGACCAGATGTGCGACATGGGCTTCGCTCCCGAGGTCACCAAGATCCTCGAGGCGACGCCGGCCGATGGCCAGCGCATGCTCTTCTCGGCGACGCTCGACGGTGACGTCGACGTACTCGTCAAGCGCTTCCTGACCAATCCGGCGCGGCACTCGACCGCCGACGTGACCGCGTCGGTGGACTCGATGGAGCACCGGCTGTTCGTCGTACACCCGGCCACCAAGGCCCGGATCACCGCCGAGCTCGCCTCGCGCGAGGGACGCACCATCGTGTTCGTGCGCACCAAGCTCGGCGCCGACCGCGTCGCTGCCAAGCTGCGCGAGGCCGGCGTGAGCGCGCTGGCGATCCACGGCGACCTGAACCAGGGCGCCCGGACGCGTGCGCTGCGGGCGTTCCGCGACGGTGACGTGCCGGTGCTGGTGGCGACCGACGTCGCGGCTCGCGGCATCCACATCGACAACGTCGAGCTGGTCATCCAGGCCGATCCGCCGAACGACCACAAGACCTACCTGCACCGTGCCGGTCGTACGGCGCGCGCGGGTGACGAGGGCACGGTCGTGATGCTGGCGATGCCGCGTGAGCGACGCGGCGCCGAGCGGCTGATGGACCTGGCGGGCGTACCGATGCGCGGACAGTTCGTCGAGCCCGGCGACGCGGCGATCACCGCGATCACCGGCGGCGCTCAGCCGTCCGGCGAGCCGGTCGAGGAGTACCGCGCACCGCGTGCCGAGAAGCGCTCGGGTGGTCCGCGTCGCCAAGGCGGCCGTGACCGTGGCTTCGGCGGCGGCCGGGGTCGTGGCGATCGCGGCGGTCGTGGCTTCGGTAAGCCGCGCGGCCGCGACAACCGAGACGGTCATGATGGTCGTCGCCCGTCTCGCGACGGTCAGCGGCGTACTCACCAGACGTCGAACTCGTAA
- a CDS encoding VOC family protein, whose amino-acid sequence MIEGFARLSVPVADETEATWLGSLAGSGNETAPRLGSTTIMPSTTAGQIEIDFAVDEPTAARRLAARRGLDVAHDRVRCRGLEFGLATRGEAVAGAKMPGAAYGLDHVVIHTADPEGAVAAYGGRLGLDLRLDRQAPQWGARMMFFRCGNAVLEVVSPQKDPPSPERDEVWGLALRVDDLEALRERMSQSGAAFQIGAVRDGRKPGTRVASVRGTRAPILLIEPADNQVTGQ is encoded by the coding sequence ATGATCGAAGGATTCGCCCGGCTGAGCGTCCCGGTAGCCGACGAGACGGAGGCGACGTGGCTGGGATCGCTGGCGGGGTCCGGGAACGAGACCGCGCCACGCCTGGGAAGTACGACGATCATGCCGTCGACGACCGCAGGACAGATCGAGATCGACTTTGCCGTGGACGAGCCGACTGCTGCGCGGCGGCTTGCCGCACGCCGAGGTCTTGACGTAGCTCATGATCGCGTGCGCTGTCGTGGTCTTGAATTCGGGTTAGCGACAAGGGGAGAGGCCGTAGCAGGCGCGAAGATGCCGGGTGCGGCGTACGGGCTCGACCACGTCGTCATCCACACTGCCGATCCCGAAGGTGCGGTCGCGGCGTACGGCGGGCGCTTGGGGCTCGACCTGCGTCTGGATCGTCAGGCACCGCAATGGGGCGCGCGCATGATGTTCTTTCGCTGCGGTAACGCCGTACTCGAGGTGGTGAGTCCGCAGAAGGATCCGCCGTCGCCAGAACGTGACGAGGTGTGGGGGCTCGCGCTACGGGTCGATGACCTCGAGGCGTTGCGTGAGCGGATGTCGCAGTCCGGTGCGGCGTTTCAGATCGGTGCCGTGCGGGACGGGCGCAAGCCCGGGACCCGGGTCGCATCCGTGCGGGGGACCCGCGCGCCGATCCTGCTGATCGAACCGGCTGACAATCAAGTTACTGGCCAGTAA
- a CDS encoding AMP-binding protein translates to MSTTALSIDDYLADAARRRDAIWPADVPRDVVYPLGEISIGDHVRTWAEQTPDATAIAFYGREVSWRELDDLSDRAAGWLAAQGIQAGDRVGVLLPNSPQFIVAFVGILKLGAVHVPINTMFRELELRHELTDADCTALFAVDSMLDVLGNVIDETNVRSVLVTSAYEMAGDEPTPPAPAATSSERVTDYAVWSDLEGVSPAPKVDVDLDALAALNYTGGTTGLPKGCEHTQRHMLYTAATALSGNGLREKAALLCHVPIFWIAGEDFGILNPIVSGGTVVLLARWDATAVMKAVEQYGVQMMIGTVDNYLEIMDHPDAATTDFSSLHSPLAMSFVARVDPEVRRRWREVSRSDGVLREAAYGMTETHTCDTFTYGLQTDNWDLSGEPGLCGLPVPGTDIAIVDPATGDLLPTGERGEIIVRSPSILTAYWRRADATAEAIRDGWLHTGDTGFLDEAGCLHYLSRNKDMIKVNGMSVFPTEVETFLCRHELVDVAAVVPRPDSSKGQVPVAFVKPVEGATIDPEELRAWAKTQMATYKVPEVRIVEDYPMTTTGKIKKAELAASLGD, encoded by the coding sequence ATGTCTACCACTGCCCTGTCGATCGACGACTACCTTGCCGACGCGGCTCGACGCCGCGATGCGATCTGGCCCGCTGACGTGCCGCGCGACGTTGTCTATCCCCTCGGTGAGATCTCGATCGGCGATCACGTCCGGACGTGGGCAGAGCAGACACCCGATGCCACCGCGATCGCCTTCTACGGAAGGGAAGTCTCCTGGCGCGAACTCGACGATCTCTCCGATCGAGCCGCGGGATGGCTTGCGGCACAAGGAATCCAGGCAGGCGACCGGGTCGGCGTACTGCTGCCCAACTCGCCGCAGTTCATCGTCGCCTTCGTCGGGATCCTCAAGCTCGGTGCGGTGCACGTACCGATCAACACCATGTTCCGCGAGCTCGAGCTGCGGCACGAGCTGACCGACGCCGACTGCACGGCACTGTTTGCCGTCGACTCGATGCTCGACGTACTCGGCAACGTCATCGACGAGACCAACGTACGCAGCGTCCTGGTCACCTCGGCCTACGAGATGGCCGGCGACGAGCCGACCCCACCCGCTCCTGCGGCGACGAGCAGCGAACGTGTCACCGACTACGCCGTCTGGTCTGATCTTGAAGGCGTCTCTCCCGCGCCCAAGGTCGACGTCGATCTCGACGCACTGGCCGCCCTCAACTACACCGGCGGTACGACGGGCCTGCCGAAAGGCTGCGAGCACACCCAGCGGCACATGCTCTACACCGCGGCGACAGCTCTATCGGGCAACGGTCTGCGCGAGAAAGCCGCGCTCCTGTGCCACGTCCCGATCTTCTGGATCGCCGGTGAAGACTTTGGCATCCTCAACCCGATCGTCAGCGGCGGCACCGTCGTACTGCTCGCCCGCTGGGACGCCACCGCCGTGATGAAAGCCGTCGAGCAGTACGGCGTACAGATGATGATCGGCACCGTCGACAACTACCTCGAGATCATGGACCACCCCGACGCTGCGACAACTGACTTCAGCTCGCTGCACTCCCCGCTCGCGATGTCGTTTGTCGCGCGCGTCGACCCGGAGGTACGCCGCCGGTGGCGCGAAGTTTCCCGCAGCGACGGGGTTCTTCGCGAGGCGGCGTACGGCATGACCGAGACGCACACCTGCGACACCTTTACCTACGGGCTGCAGACCGACAACTGGGACCTCAGCGGAGAACCGGGCCTGTGCGGGCTTCCGGTCCCCGGGACCGACATCGCGATCGTCGATCCGGCGACCGGCGACCTGCTGCCCACGGGCGAGCGCGGCGAGATCATCGTGCGCAGCCCGTCCATCCTCACCGCCTACTGGCGTCGCGCCGACGCCACCGCCGAGGCGATCCGCGACGGTTGGCTGCACACCGGCGACACCGGCTTCCTCGACGAGGCAGGCTGTCTGCATTACCTCAGCCGCAACAAGGACATGATCAAGGTCAACGGCATGAGCGTCTTTCCCACCGAGGTGGAGACGTTCTTGTGTCGGCACGAGCTGGTCGACGTCGCCGCCGTCGTACCCCGCCCTGATAGCTCGAAAGGTCAAGTGCCGGTCGCGTTCGTCAAGCCCGTCGAGGGCGCCACGATCGATCCCGAGGAGCTGCGCGCGTGGGCTAAGACCCAGATGGCGACCTACAAGGTCCCCGAGGTGCGGATCGTCGAGGACTACCCGATGACCACGACCGGCAAGATCAAGAAAGCCGAACTCGCCGCGTCTCTTGGCGACTGA
- a CDS encoding M20 family metallopeptidase translates to MAVDVVELLSELIAADTVGKGERELSERCQAILTEAGMQSSLVEFEPGREQLVATVGGDEPLTLTGHLDVVPVNRDDWNSDPFEATIDGDKLTGRGASDMKSGVAALVVAVAEHAARDHDCRGVQVVLTAGEETGCTGAFEIPADAVRRGGPLLVAEPTQNKLVPGHKGGLWMRLQAHGVAAHGSAPDLGDNAVVKLSRAATALHDYSDWPDSDSFGLVTANVGVLRGGVQTNVVPDYAELLLDMRHGPSVEPESLRATVRELAGDQVEVEDSVVLPPIDTPSDDPFVGLVQEALRERSQDDAIAPAARYFTDASALSFLLATDGGAVPTVILGPGEPDQCHVANEWCSVEKLREAVEIYRVILNRWCDESSDLAG, encoded by the coding sequence ATGGCTGTGGATGTCGTCGAGCTGCTGTCCGAGCTGATTGCCGCCGACACGGTCGGCAAGGGCGAGCGCGAGCTTTCCGAACGCTGCCAGGCAATCCTTACTGAGGCGGGGATGCAGAGCTCTTTGGTTGAGTTCGAACCCGGACGCGAACAGCTGGTGGCCACGGTTGGCGGCGATGAGCCCCTGACGCTGACCGGTCACCTGGACGTCGTACCGGTCAACCGTGACGACTGGAACAGCGACCCCTTCGAGGCAACGATCGACGGAGACAAGCTCACCGGACGCGGCGCCAGCGACATGAAGTCCGGCGTCGCGGCGCTGGTCGTCGCCGTCGCCGAGCATGCCGCTCGCGACCACGACTGCCGCGGAGTGCAGGTCGTGCTCACCGCAGGCGAGGAGACCGGCTGCACGGGCGCTTTTGAGATTCCAGCCGATGCCGTACGCCGCGGCGGTCCGCTGCTCGTCGCCGAGCCCACCCAGAACAAGCTGGTGCCAGGGCACAAGGGCGGACTGTGGATGCGCCTGCAGGCGCACGGCGTTGCCGCCCACGGGTCGGCGCCCGACCTCGGCGACAACGCCGTGGTGAAGCTGTCGCGCGCCGCGACTGCGCTGCACGATTACTCGGACTGGCCCGACTCGGACTCGTTTGGTTTGGTGACGGCCAACGTCGGCGTACTGCGCGGCGGCGTGCAGACGAACGTCGTGCCGGATTACGCGGAGCTGCTGCTCGACATGCGCCACGGTCCGTCGGTTGAGCCTGAGTCGCTGCGCGCGACGGTCCGAGAGCTCGCCGGGGATCAGGTCGAGGTCGAGGACTCCGTCGTACTGCCGCCGATCGATACGCCGAGCGACGATCCGTTCGTGGGGTTGGTGCAGGAGGCGTTGCGGGAGCGTTCGCAAGACGACGCGATCGCGCCCGCGGCACGCTACTTTACTGACGCCTCAGCGCTTTCGTTCCTACTCGCCACCGACGGGGGAGCGGTACCGACGGTGATTCTCGGCCCGGGTGAACCGGATCAGTGCCACGTCGCAAACGAGTGGTGCTCGGTGGAGAAGCTGCGCGAGGCGGTCGAGATCTACCGCGTCATCCTCAACCGCTGGTGCGACGAGAGTTCCGACCTCGCCGGTTGA
- a CDS encoding MFS transporter, which yields MRTLVAASVGNAVEWYDWTVYATFSIYFATQIFPSDNPTAAFLGTFTTYALAFFFRPLGGMILGRYADTHGRKKAMMLTILLMAGGSFIIAILPTFDAVGWLAPILLLLARIGQGMSLGGEVSNASAYLAEIAPKDRRGRYSSFFYISTGSAVLIASLFGAFLSATLSDDALNSWGWRIPFVIGGLLGLVGLWLRRSMSETEQFEANKGTAERVQNPLMQTLKHYPKQVAQLIAFTLLSTLCYYAFFSAITPYAVNSREADDTQTFVALSIATALFVALQYPFGALSDKFGRKPQMLVWSAAIALLIVPLSWLIGPGFWNMLIVFSVGLGFYAMLTSIAPAIMSELFPTHLRGLGIGAWYNLTVAMFGGTAPLVITWLADRGQGDLFFWYVAIAAVIAFVGILTLKETKGKVLD from the coding sequence GTGCGCACCCTTGTCGCGGCCAGCGTCGGCAACGCCGTCGAGTGGTACGACTGGACCGTCTACGCGACGTTCTCCATCTACTTCGCGACCCAGATCTTCCCGTCGGACAACCCGACCGCGGCGTTCCTGGGCACGTTCACGACGTACGCGCTGGCCTTCTTCTTCCGTCCGCTGGGCGGCATGATCCTCGGGCGGTACGCCGACACTCATGGCCGCAAGAAGGCGATGATGCTGACCATCTTGCTGATGGCCGGCGGCTCGTTCATCATCGCCATCCTCCCGACCTTCGATGCCGTCGGCTGGCTCGCGCCGATCCTGCTGCTGCTGGCCCGCATCGGCCAGGGCATGTCGCTCGGCGGTGAGGTCTCCAACGCATCGGCGTACCTCGCCGAGATCGCGCCGAAGGACCGCCGCGGCCGCTACTCGTCGTTCTTCTACATCTCGACCGGTTCGGCGGTGCTGATCGCGTCGCTGTTCGGCGCGTTCCTGTCGGCCACGCTGAGCGATGACGCACTCAACAGCTGGGGCTGGCGCATCCCGTTCGTCATCGGCGGCCTGCTCGGGCTGGTCGGGCTCTGGCTGCGGCGCAGCATGTCCGAGACCGAGCAGTTCGAGGCCAACAAGGGCACCGCCGAGCGTGTCCAGAACCCGCTGATGCAGACCCTGAAGCACTACCCGAAGCAGGTCGCGCAGCTGATCGCGTTTACCTTGCTCTCGACGCTCTGCTACTACGCGTTCTTCAGCGCGATCACGCCGTACGCCGTCAACAGCCGCGAGGCCGACGACACGCAGACGTTCGTCGCACTGTCTATTGCAACGGCCCTGTTCGTGGCGCTGCAGTACCCGTTTGGCGCACTGTCGGACAAGTTCGGACGCAAGCCACAGATGCTCGTCTGGTCGGCAGCGATTGCCCTGCTGATCGTGCCGCTGTCGTGGCTGATCGGTCCGGGATTCTGGAACATGCTGATCGTGTTCAGCGTCGGGCTTGGGTTCTACGCAATGCTCACCTCGATCGCGCCAGCGATCATGAGCGAGCTCTTCCCGACGCACCTGCGCGGGCTGGGCATCGGCGCCTGGTACAACCTGACCGTCGCCATGTTCGGTGGCACGGCGCCGCTGGTGATCACCTGGCTGGCTGATCGCGGCCAGGGCGACCTCTTCTTCTGGTACGTCGCCATCGCTGCAGTGATCGCATTCGTCGGGATCCTGACGCTGAAGGAGACGAAGGGCAAGGTTCTGGACTAA